Genomic window (Plodia interpunctella isolate USDA-ARS_2022_Savannah chromosome 25, ilPloInte3.2, whole genome shotgun sequence):
ccttaggaatcacactatctatgggaagtttttgaatttattgcgaacagacagacatacacggcagaggactttataTGTAAGGAAAACTAGAAAGTACTTACAGACCCATATTCCAAATCATACTTGTATGAAATGACTTCTCCGGGCAGCTTGCCTTTCTTCCTCACTGGTATGCTTCCTATGCCGAGTTCCACCGCCAGTGAGAAAGAGAAGAGAAACCCTCTGCTCTCCAAGCCGACTACAGCTTCTACTTGCGGGAACTTTTCTCGGATAACGTGCAATAATAGACTCTGGAGAAGCTTGCTTGTAGGACCATCTGCAATTGCTGAGAAAATATCcctgtaatttttaaaacatataatttttaaaacatttaccaGTGGAAAACCAGAGTTGTGGCTTAAAACCATGACATTACGCTGActgataaaatacaaatttatattttaaaaatcacgtTGTTTTGTGTACCAGAataatattcctttttttgGGAAATCAGGGTAGCTCTTCAATTTGGACTTAAATTCAGCTAATTTCTTCTCATATTCGGCATCACCTTCCATTATAAGTattgtataggtacttaaaactaaaaataaatgcaaaattatttatttcacttgtGTTGGGTTatgttggttttttttttgtgttaggttatgttggtttttttttgtgttatggttatggctccatcgttcacCAAAATGacgattttgccaacgtctgTTCTTGTGTgttatttgatttgtttattcGTCTCATATTGCACCTCTCTTTCCTCTACTCAACTTACTAGTGTTGTGAGGAACCGGTTTTTGTGACCAGGTCAAACGAAACCTACCTATCCATCAATTTTTTcggttttttaatatttttatgtattttcatataaagtctatattagttaaatattattattgaataatcaTAAACAATTCATgtgtatcattttaaaaatgaggaagtttcatacaaacttctaACCCTTTCACTTTCTTAGATGaggattttttcaaaatctaaacCAAAATCATGTAGATTGATAtggcattgacagaacgatTTTTATGTCTAAGGGCAATGATGGACAACATCAAAAGTCAAGGGACCTTTTCCCCTGTCGTGTAaacaatacttatatattccGTTTCGTTCGTCTGTCAAGAAAGCGATACGGATTTTTGAcgaattacaattttttttgccattacaATACTAAATAGAATGTTCAAGATTGGTAGATAAACCGTCAATGTTGACCGCTAATGGAAAACAACGCCCTCTTTTAATTGCTTcattttcttgacagactgtatgATGTttactaaacaaataattattttcatgtgtcccccttcaaaaatattgaagtctTATACTAATTTAGATACTATTCTCATACTATTTAATCTCGTAATTTACGTAAGATCAATGTTAAGTGAATAATTTTCGCCAGAATCCGGTGGGAACAccagtttatttataaccaaTATTTTACCAGTGATCGCCCAAAAAGCGGTGATTCGTCACAAACCTGACTTTACTGaggacttaaataaaataaattttataacattataactAAACTAGGCTGCGTAAAATACTGTACCTAAAGCCGGTTCGCATTTTGAATAGTGTAGGTTTTATGTGTATACGTGCATACATAAAACCATCATATATGTGTATACACCCacatcaaagaaaaaaaaaactcaacaCACAGGCAGGCGCTGATTGGAATGAGACATAACACTCgcatatatataagtattgttTACTGGACAGGGGAAAAGGTCCCTTGCCTTTTGATGTTGTCCATCATTGCCCTTAGACATAAAAatcgttctgtcaatgccaTATCAATCAGTTAATGTCAGTCAGACAGACAAAATCTGTCAATCAAACCAAACagatttgaattgaaaacaTGTTTCAacgaattttgtattttgtaaacaaaataaattattttgttgtttacataagtcagattgtaTTTTACTCGtgaatcaaattaattacgGAATCACACGCTGTTACGTTCaccttttataatattatagtaactCTATACTTTTGCCATTGTTAGAGTTGAactaacttaatttttttcccgCGCTGTAGTCGAAagtaaactttcgcgtttacaATGCTATCACCATCCGATATGGAAAGGCTGATTACAGTGAAAAGGCGTGAGATTGTACAAGAGAAAATTCTCCTTGGTCTAACCCATACGTCCGCAGATGTAAAAGTAAGTATTGGAAaactatttgaaatttttgcaACCTGTTGATTTCCTTTGAAGATTGGTGACTTACCATATCGATTTTTTGACGCAGTTCACTTCTCTGCAGCCAGTACTCTAGTCAAGTGTTTTTGTATCGATTTAATATGCGTCACGTCCACCGTTTAGCTTTACAATCATGAATTTAGGAAGTAAATAATAGAACAGTAGTGCAAGTGCATGAACTTAATGTCTGGCAAATTACTTTCCAAACAAGTGGGGTTATTATGCAgcatttgtatgtaaataagtaagtgTAGTTCTAAGTAGTGTTTACTGAATGTTTGATTACTGTTTACTGTAAGTTCAAGTTTCTAGTAGAAATTGTAACATCTGTAACAAGCTTTTCCCACAGCTTTACACCGGAACAGTTCTTTTTTCCTGGATTAATGGTGACCCTATTTCCTTGTTTATATACTCTTAACaatgtgtatgcaaaattttaagtagattggttgaatagTAAATTTAATTGGTGGTTTACAAAAACTACgtgagttagattggtataaaattatgtgcACGAGAAGGATTTAAACCTTTCAATCACAGGCGGACAGTTTCAATCGCAAGCACCTCTTCAACTTTTGTACTTTCAAGTTATTAGGATATGATACTGATTTTTTAAACAGCAGTAAGTTACTGCAGGATTAAGAAGTAATAAAGGaaattgtatgttattattgtgataaataaaaaatggtgaAAGAACTGGAGTATGGCCAAAGATAATATGGatgtgtgtaaaaaaataacatatctGTGGACTCTGGGTTGATAATTGAAAATTcctagtattttattatattaatattattatatatgcttGTTTATAATAGACAtagacaagaaaaaataaaaacaggtatttcaaacacatttttatatataaaaaatacattgtgttGGGATGTTCTGTTGGTTGACTGGTACCAAAAGCCCTAGGGTAAGTGAAGGTACCCTTAACATAATGTAGGTTTTCAAAtgtcaaattgaaaaaaatattatacatgtatattttatctgcCTTTAATGGCATGGCCAAGCATTTGTTTCAGTCAGCATGTAGGTatagtatgtatgtagttgGTCAGTCATTCATATTAGAGTAGTTGGCGACTGAAACTTTAATGTTTAATCATTATGCCTTGGCATTTGCTGAACTTATTCTTGTAACTAGTAACATTGATGaaaaaattttgacaatattgaaaaaaatctggattTGGGTCGAACCAAACTCACGACGGAGCTATAGAGACCATGCTAATTCTATCGTCACTTCGCACGTTCGTCGGCATCACTAGTTACCTCCTTTAACTAACGGCCCGTCctagcttcgctcgggtaaaggAAGAGAaaagtttagatgtataaacacctaaacctttcactctttctattggtgaaaatacaatagtagtttttgagtttatcgcaaacagacagacgcagcagaggttttggttttataatgtgtaaggataaggatagaCAAGGAAGTACTTTTATCTAATGAACATATTTATCGTGAACGGACACTCATACGCGGCAGAGCaccttgttttataatatgcaggAATTAACAAATATCCACACCCACACTTCAAACTTTCGCGTAggattttcaacaaaatccaATCAGGATTTCAGCCACGCGTGACTAAGGGCAATTTGGACTGTTTGCGCTAAAAAAGCGCTGAAATACTGTTCCGGTAGATTCAGCTACGGTATTTAGGACACGCTATGATGCTATATATTGcttgtggtcccgccctagaataggaccacctCCATAATCCATTAACATTTGTTATTTCTGTCTCTTATATGGTGACTGTAGttacaatgaaattatttgtcatttatgcatatcctcccgtggatgttgtacgaggTGACTATTCTTGGCAGCTGTTAAGCAACATTggcatttccaaagagggtttaagtattttcacttcaaaaaaagcAAGAGGTTATTAATTCGTCGCTAggtttcttttcttcttcttggcgtgtcgatggcaaatcaacgctctattggatgctacctaaatatattcttttatataggtttatttttataagtatgtatattactCAACTATTCGAACACTACTTCACGGACCAATGGACTTTGTGATTCGTAGCCTGGAtataatgtgtaatttattattttaatggagcccttattatgtttttaccccaGCTAAGCCAGGTCGGACCGCtagtaaagatatatttatttgcaaagaCAGTGCGAATTATAAATAACCGaattttggcggattcggtataggTACATCgctggttttttattgcggtaaataaaagctctcatacaaattacgtaatgttcattcatttgcGTCGGCATCTGAGTTCAGCAAAAGTGCATCAAAGTTGAGAGCACCGTTGAGCGGAGTGCAAATCAAGTCAGATTGAAGGTGGTGGTCAAGTGGTTAAGAGCGTCCGCCTgcgatcgaaaggtcccaggttcgaaacctactcatgccacaggagtttgtatgtatagtagttttcatagaccaccaccaCCAGATTTGGTGAAGCAAAACGCTGCACATTATTCGACgatttaagttcactagtgtgtgtgtatgcgattacttgccactagaagCGGtaggcggtaggtagtcgtaaaagtcagatgcctttaggcgatttgaataatatcaCTCTAGTAAGATCAAGCCAGACGATGATGACGACgttaatcattaattttatttcagctaGAAGATGTCGAAGATACCGTGCCGAATTTGAGACGAGTGCAGTTCGCGGACAAGTTGGCGAGCAATGCCGAGACGGAAGCTAAGGAAGAAAGAGACAGAAATGCTGAGCAGGAACCTCACAAGGATTTAGATGAGAGGATTCCGCCGGATTTGGAGAGATACATTAGGGTGAGTTCAATGTATTATTTCACTCACGGAGCATTAATAGAGTAGaactatgtataatttttacattgcCTGCGCTTTACATTGTACCAGAGCTACAATGTAAAGCGCACAGACGTCGCGTAAAGGGGCGGGGGTTATTTCGTTTCGGGAAGGGGGGGGACCGCTTACCCCACTCAtctgcctcagccccgcgtATCACATAACTTTTTAGAGAAATGGCCCAAAAGTCTCGTCTTTGTTTTTGCTTCGTGGAATAAGCTGATGGTAAGCGATCACCGCTGCCCAGGAACAACTGCAATACCAGGAGCATAACAGAGTGATGAAACTTGGTAGTATCCCTTCCAGAAGTTGTAGACTCGTTTATGAAGGTTCTAATTTCGAATCGGTTATTTGGATGATTatagtctctctctctctctctctcatctgaccATTTacctggtttcttcctcagtcgttgagcgttattttatctacttcattcatatttttcttatattttattctatctatctattctATTACTTCTTGGGTGTCTTGGGTCTCGGACCTAGACAGTCTGTGGGCCGTCGAGTATTCcccgtaaaaatatatataaaattggtgTTCACAGACTGGAAGTCTAGATTTGCAAGTAATCTTGAGTTAAGTGATTGTTATTGCGGAGTGGGAGCGTCGCCTACGCcggcataaaattatattcttgttTCGTTGAGCTGTCAAAATTCTAATATACCTAcctgttataaaaatagaaggggttcgattcccagcgcggacaaatatttgtacctgtgatgaatatttgtctgcagttctgggtgtgttgtgccTGCTTAGtgttgttcatttatttaattccatttACTCTTCTCAGCAGTAGCTAGCTAGTAATATTCAAAACCGAAATATTATCCTAAATTCCCTCTTAGCTTTAGATAAATACATCAATCAGTTTGATTAGAATAAACGTTTATAGCCTGACGTTGACTTTAGTTTCCCGCAATGCCAAATCAACTAACTACAGATCACAAACAAGGTGACTTCACCCACTTTGTTTGTGATCTGTGTTGTCTAGgtatttctgtttttattcCGCTGAATATCGTAACGAAGAAACAGTTCCACTCCACGCAACATAGAATTTGCCCAAGAGTACTTTCAATTGATAAATCCAATacaatctatacatataaaaggAGATCTTCTGACTGAGGTATAGACGCACAGACAGCCGTAAGCGAAGCGCTGACGGTAGAAACGTGAAATTtagatgtttattttcaatgtgaacacccactaagaagggattttgAAAAGTCATACGCCattgagcgttttctcggttcTATCTGCAGCTGTTaaacgtcggagcccagggttcgctttcctactttttgtCTTCTAGGCTAACAACCTATATCTATTTAACCTCAATTTTACCAATCGATTATATCAATCGATCGTCACAAAACGATAGCTGGCCGTCGAGTATCGCAACTAATAGCTATGTCTACACCGTACGGGATAAAGTCGTATATGTATTTGAGAGACTTTTGAAAGTTCTAGTAACCTgtcacttttaataaaaatataatgacaagtttcagttttttttttttcaatttatgtaatatttatgtaatgttattatgTTGGCTTGGACATGGATGAGAATGAATCTTATTATGCGCATTGTTTGGCACAAAAAGTGACAAAGCATTTCGATGCTTTGTTCATGCTGTGAATAAATTGAAGTACAGTTATTGCCAAAAGTGTCAATGTCGAAATTGTATCAATCTTTTTCTGCATCAAAGTTTTCTTAATTTCATTTGTTAATTTCAGTTTGTTCACACTGTTggaaattgtttataattggTCTTATTTGTCCTACATAGACAATATACCAAAGTTTACAACTGTTTACCAAAATctacatttttatagattttccCAAAGTAAATCTGTATTTTTTGCCGTAACCCAATCGCTGACCATAAATTAGATTCAAATCGAAAA
Coding sequences:
- the Aprt gene encoding adenine phosphoribosyltransferase isoform X2; this encodes MKIHKNIKKPKKLMDRDIFSAIADGPTSKLLQSLLLHVIREKFPQVEAVVGLESRGFLFSFSLAVELGIGSIPVRKKGKLPGEVISYKYDLEYGSDVLEIQKNSIRPGLKCLIVDDLIATGGSITAATNLLKSCGAEVIGCLVVMELKSLNGRRNIPDNIPVHSLVMFD
- the Aprt gene encoding adenine phosphoribosyltransferase isoform X1 is translated as MEGDAEYEKKLAEFKSKLKSYPDFPKKGILFWDIFSAIADGPTSKLLQSLLLHVIREKFPQVEAVVGLESRGFLFSFSLAVELGIGSIPVRKKGKLPGEVISYKYDLEYGSDVLEIQKNSIRPGLKCLIVDDLIATGGSITAATNLLKSCGAEVIGCLVVMELKSLNGRRNIPDNIPVHSLVMFD